A single region of the Solwaraspora sp. WMMD791 genome encodes:
- the bcp gene encoding thioredoxin-dependent thiol peroxidase, protein MTSAADEGPVRLAPGDPAPEFTLPTDTGDQLSLTQLRGRNVVLYAYPSAMTPGCTKQACDFRDSLASLQAAGYEVVGISPDKPEKLAKFRERDGLTFPLVSDPDKTVLTAYGAYGEKQLYGKTVTGVIRSTFVIDGDGRITKALYNVKATGHVAKLRRDLGLD, encoded by the coding sequence ATGACCTCCGCAGCCGACGAGGGCCCCGTCCGCCTCGCACCGGGCGATCCGGCCCCGGAATTCACCCTGCCGACCGACACCGGTGACCAGTTGTCCCTCACCCAGCTACGCGGCCGCAACGTGGTGCTGTACGCGTACCCGTCGGCGATGACTCCGGGCTGCACCAAACAGGCATGTGATTTCCGCGACTCCCTGGCCTCGCTGCAGGCCGCCGGCTACGAGGTGGTCGGCATCTCCCCCGACAAACCGGAGAAACTGGCCAAGTTCCGGGAGCGCGACGGGCTGACCTTCCCGCTCGTGTCCGACCCCGACAAGACCGTGCTCACCGCGTACGGCGCCTACGGCGAGAAGCAGCTGTACGGCAAGACCGTCACCGGGGTGATCCGGTCGACCTTCGTGATCGACGGCGACGGACGGATCACCAAGGCGCTCTACAACGTCAAGGCGACCGGCCACGTGGCCAAGCTCCGGCGCGACCTCGGCCTCGACTGA
- a CDS encoding energy-coupling factor ABC transporter permease, translating to MDPLALHIQNGVLNGPVAISYAVLAAVAFAYCVVRGRRDLDDRLAPMAGLVAAFIFAVQMLNFPVLPGVSGHLLGGALAALLVGPWVGALCVSIVLIVQALLFADGGVTAIGPNVTNMALVGTAAAYGLIFVLLRVLPRTPTGLAVTAFVASVVSVVAAALSFVLQYAIGGTTQLQEFGLGQVLALMTGTHVLIGIGEGLIAAVTVLTVARTRPDLVYALRGLRRPTTPTTPSAPAAPTTPAAPTTPTTSQPASAGGAA from the coding sequence CTGGACCCCCTCGCGCTCCACATTCAGAACGGGGTGCTCAACGGCCCTGTAGCGATCAGTTACGCCGTCCTCGCCGCGGTCGCCTTCGCGTACTGCGTGGTCCGGGGCCGCCGTGACCTCGACGACCGCCTCGCCCCGATGGCCGGCCTGGTCGCCGCGTTCATCTTCGCCGTCCAGATGCTCAACTTCCCGGTCCTGCCCGGGGTCAGCGGCCACCTGCTCGGCGGCGCGCTCGCCGCGCTGCTGGTCGGGCCCTGGGTCGGTGCGCTCTGCGTGTCGATCGTGCTGATCGTGCAGGCGTTGCTGTTCGCCGACGGCGGAGTCACCGCCATCGGCCCGAACGTCACCAACATGGCCCTGGTCGGCACCGCCGCCGCGTACGGGCTGATCTTCGTGCTGCTGCGGGTGCTGCCGCGCACCCCGACCGGGCTGGCGGTGACCGCCTTCGTCGCGTCGGTGGTCAGTGTGGTCGCCGCCGCGTTGAGCTTCGTGCTGCAGTACGCCATCGGCGGCACCACCCAGTTGCAGGAGTTCGGCCTCGGCCAGGTGCTGGCGCTGATGACCGGCACCCACGTCCTCATCGGGATCGGCGAAGGGCTGATCGCCGCGGTCACCGTACTGACCGTCGCCCGGACCCGCCCGGACCTGGTGTACGCCCTGCGCGGCCTGCGCCGCCCGACCACGCCGACCACGCCGAGCGCGCCGGCCGCTCCCACCACGCCGGCCGCTCCCACCACGCCGACCACCAGCCAGCCCGCATCCGCCGGAGGTGCCGCATGA
- a CDS encoding PDGLE domain-containing protein: MKRNTGFVLAGLLVSLLLAGVVSNFASGSPDGLDSASTRGCQVDGEEIVGGACMASGAREHELSDSPFADYGLAAVDNAFLGTAVAGVVGVLLTFAIAGGLFWLARVRRSQEPAGASTGER; this comes from the coding sequence ATGAAACGCAACACCGGGTTCGTCCTGGCCGGGCTGCTCGTCTCGCTGCTGCTCGCCGGGGTGGTGAGCAACTTTGCCTCCGGCTCGCCCGACGGGCTGGACTCGGCGTCGACCCGGGGCTGCCAGGTCGACGGCGAGGAGATCGTCGGCGGTGCCTGCATGGCGTCCGGTGCCCGCGAGCACGAGCTGTCCGACAGCCCGTTCGCCGACTACGGCCTGGCCGCCGTGGACAACGCCTTCCTCGGTACGGCGGTCGCCGGTGTCGTCGGGGTGCTGCTCACCTTCGCCATCGCCGGCGGGCTGTTCTGGCTGGCTCGGGTCCGCCGGTCGCAGGAGCCGGCCGGCGCCTCGACCGGCGAGCGGTAG
- the cbiQ gene encoding cobalt ECF transporter T component CbiQ, producing MGAGHSQVLHLERDSLVHRLAPETKIAAMVAFTLAVVATPREQLWAFGGYAVLVAVVAALARVPAGWLARRSLIEVPFVAFAVALPWLAGGEQVVVGGLSLSVEGLYGGWNILAKATLGVLASLLLAATTTSRDLLVGLDRLRCPAVITQIATFMLRYVDVLVDEARRMRIARISRGDDPRFLWQVRGFAAGIGALFLRAFERGERVYLAMISRGYTGRMPAAWHATGGATARQWAAAASVPATAATIAAVAVLR from the coding sequence GTGGGCGCGGGGCACTCGCAGGTGCTGCACCTGGAGCGGGACAGCCTGGTGCACCGGCTCGCCCCGGAGACCAAGATCGCGGCGATGGTGGCCTTCACCCTGGCGGTGGTGGCCACCCCGCGCGAGCAGCTGTGGGCCTTCGGCGGGTACGCCGTACTGGTGGCGGTGGTGGCGGCACTGGCCCGGGTGCCGGCCGGCTGGCTGGCCCGCCGGTCGCTGATCGAGGTCCCGTTCGTCGCGTTCGCGGTGGCGCTGCCGTGGCTGGCCGGCGGTGAGCAGGTCGTCGTCGGTGGGCTCAGCCTGTCGGTCGAGGGCCTCTACGGCGGCTGGAACATCCTGGCCAAGGCGACCCTCGGGGTGCTCGCCTCGTTGCTGCTGGCGGCCACCACCACCAGCCGTGACCTGCTGGTCGGCCTGGACCGGCTGCGCTGCCCGGCGGTCATCACGCAGATCGCCACGTTCATGCTGCGCTACGTCGACGTGCTGGTCGACGAGGCCCGGCGGATGCGTATCGCCCGAATCTCCCGGGGCGACGACCCCCGCTTCCTCTGGCAGGTCCGGGGCTTCGCCGCCGGCATCGGGGCGCTGTTCCTGCGGGCGTTCGAACGTGGTGAGCGGGTCTACCTGGCGATGATCTCCCGGGGCTACACCGGTCGGATGCCGGCGGCCTGGCATGCGACCGGCGGCGCGACGGCCCGGCAGTGGGCGGCGGCGGCGTCGGTGCCGGCCACGGCGGCTACGATCGCCGCCGTGGCGGTACTGCGGTGA
- a CDS encoding ABC transporter ATP-binding protein, producing MTTTGGEQPGRPNGGEQPGPPSLRVRDLHFSYPDGHPALHGVDLTVPAGARVALLGPNGAGKTTLVLHLNGVLRGGSGQVEVAGLTVDDRRATLAEVRRRVGIVFQDPDDQLFLPTVAEDVAFGPANLGLRGAQLAARVDEALAAVGMSEHRDRTPQHLSFGQRRRVAVATVLAMRPEILVLDEPSSNLDPAARRELAEILHGLSVTILMVTHDLPYAIQLCERSVILDAGRVVADGPTAQLLADPQLLARHRLELPVGFDPLLAADQLAAARGAGWSGDRLRA from the coding sequence GTGACCACGACCGGCGGCGAGCAGCCCGGCCGGCCAAACGGCGGCGAGCAGCCCGGCCCGCCGTCGCTGCGGGTACGGGATCTGCACTTCAGCTACCCGGACGGGCACCCGGCGTTGCACGGGGTGGACCTGACGGTGCCCGCCGGTGCCCGGGTGGCGTTGCTGGGGCCGAACGGGGCCGGCAAGACCACCCTGGTGCTGCACCTCAACGGCGTACTGCGGGGCGGGTCCGGGCAGGTCGAGGTGGCCGGGCTGACGGTGGACGACCGGCGGGCCACCCTGGCCGAGGTGCGGCGCCGGGTCGGGATCGTCTTCCAGGACCCGGACGACCAACTGTTCCTGCCGACGGTCGCCGAGGACGTGGCGTTCGGGCCGGCGAACCTGGGGCTGCGCGGGGCGCAGCTCGCGGCGCGGGTCGACGAGGCGTTGGCCGCCGTCGGGATGTCCGAGCATCGCGACCGTACCCCGCAGCACCTGTCCTTCGGTCAGCGCCGGCGGGTGGCGGTGGCGACGGTGCTGGCGATGCGTCCGGAGATCCTGGTGCTCGACGAGCCGTCGTCGAACCTGGATCCGGCGGCCCGCCGGGAGCTGGCCGAGATCCTGCACGGGCTGTCGGTCACGATTCTGATGGTCACCCACGATCTGCCGTACGCGATCCAGCTGTGCGAGCGGTCGGTGATCCTGGACGCCGGTCGGGTGGTGGCGGACGGGCCGACCGCGCAGTTGCTGGCGGACCCGCAGTTGCTGGCCCGGCACCGGCTGGAGCTACCGGTCGGCTTCGACCCGCTGCTCGCCGCCGATCAGCTCGCCGCCGCCCGAGGTGCCGGGTGGTCCGGTGACCGGCTCCGCGCGTAG
- a CDS encoding thioredoxin domain-containing protein gives MSRRVEQKKAARVVREQIARERRRQRALWTSVAAAVAVVLAGMIGWAVYQTQRGGEYTAPPGAVANDSGIPIGDGPVTVDLYADFLCPACRQFEQQVGPTLDQLVADGRITLVYHPVAILDRLSDDAYSTRASAASGCAAAGGKFSEYAAALYEQQPAEGGPGLSTEQLIAIGGDVGLDTGSFGRCVRDDTYRGWPAHVTEQAGRAGVSGTPTVQVDGETVGSSADAITAAVDAAG, from the coding sequence ATGAGCCGGCGAGTGGAGCAGAAGAAGGCCGCCCGGGTGGTCCGCGAACAGATCGCCCGGGAACGACGACGCCAACGCGCCCTGTGGACGTCGGTCGCGGCCGCCGTGGCGGTGGTCCTCGCCGGGATGATCGGCTGGGCCGTCTACCAGACCCAGCGCGGCGGCGAGTACACCGCACCACCCGGCGCCGTCGCCAACGACTCCGGCATCCCGATCGGCGACGGCCCGGTCACCGTCGACCTCTACGCCGACTTTCTCTGCCCCGCCTGCCGGCAGTTCGAACAGCAGGTCGGGCCGACCCTGGACCAACTCGTCGCGGATGGCAGGATCACCCTCGTGTACCACCCTGTCGCGATCCTCGACCGGCTCAGCGACGACGCGTACTCGACGCGGGCGTCCGCCGCGTCCGGCTGCGCGGCCGCCGGCGGCAAGTTCAGCGAGTACGCCGCCGCGCTGTACGAGCAGCAGCCGGCCGAAGGTGGCCCCGGCCTGAGCACCGAACAGCTGATCGCCATCGGCGGAGACGTCGGCCTGGACACCGGCAGCTTCGGTCGGTGCGTCCGCGACGACACCTACCGTGGCTGGCCCGCCCACGTCACCGAGCAGGCCGGCCGGGCCGGCGTCAGCGGCACCCCGACCGTGCAGGTCGACGGCGAGACCGTCGGGTCCAGCGCGGACGCCATCACCGCCGCCGTGGACGCGGCCGGCTGA
- a CDS encoding MauE/DoxX family redox-associated membrane protein — protein sequence MTAGTGGRWPTVAPWLGMVARLGLAAVWLYAGGSKVTDLAGSGRSVNAYQIFPYDLAMVIGAALPLVELALGVLLLIGLATRLCAVLSAVLLVIFVAGIASAWSRGLRIDCGCFGVGGELAAGQDPSYGPEILRDLAFLALAGFLIWFPRTMWSADMAIFEHK from the coding sequence ATGACAGCTGGTACGGGCGGGCGCTGGCCGACGGTGGCGCCCTGGCTCGGCATGGTCGCCCGCCTGGGGCTGGCCGCCGTCTGGCTGTACGCCGGCGGCTCCAAGGTCACCGATCTGGCCGGTTCCGGCCGGTCGGTCAACGCGTACCAGATCTTCCCGTACGACCTGGCGATGGTGATCGGCGCGGCGCTGCCACTTGTCGAACTGGCCCTCGGGGTGCTGCTGCTGATCGGGCTGGCCACCCGGCTCTGCGCGGTGCTGTCGGCCGTACTGCTGGTGATCTTCGTCGCCGGTATCGCGTCGGCCTGGTCGCGAGGGCTGCGCATCGACTGCGGATGCTTCGGTGTCGGCGGTGAGCTGGCCGCCGGGCAGGACCCCAGCTACGGACCGGAGATCCTGCGTGACCTGGCGTTTCTCGCGCTGGCCGGGTTCCTGATCTGGTTCCCGCGGACGATGTGGTCAGCCGACATGGCCATCTTTGAGCATAAATAG
- a CDS encoding copper resistance protein CopC — protein sequence MFPMTAASHRWTSRLAAIAALVLAALPVVLLPATPASAHAVLVSTSPVVDAVLPNAPAEVVLTFSESVRQVPDRVRVIAPDGQRVDQGEPVFNGAVVSVAVDQQTSRGTYLVSYRVISADGHPVTGGFTYSVGAPSAVPTDTGGAETDPLVSRLIQVAKFAGYVGLLLIVGPVLVLTMLWPRRLSRAGPGRLVWAGLGLVAAATLAAIWLQAPYVTGGGLADADGAALRDVLGSSLGAAMLVRLGVLAAAAVLIRPLLAGTDGSSDRILLGVLAVIGAFTWPLAGHPAASPVPAVSVVVDAVHLAGMAVWLGGLLMLAVFLLRQADERELGAILPIWSRWAALAVCGLLLAGTVQALIEVGTFGALVGTTYGRLLLAKIGLFVVVLAVAAYSRQLVRNRTAAGQPGRMRRAIVAELAVTAVVLAVTAVLVQTTPARTAVADDLRATSTYFSTTLTSDIYSLQVEVDPARRGNNSVHLYAYTPDNRPQPVVEWQATAALPASGVEPIEIPLLPLTDNHATGEISLPTTGDWELRITVRISDIDQATVSTTVEIS from the coding sequence ATGTTCCCCATGACTGCCGCTTCCCACAGGTGGACCTCCCGGCTCGCCGCCATCGCCGCACTGGTGCTGGCGGCACTGCCGGTCGTCCTGCTGCCCGCCACCCCGGCCAGCGCACACGCCGTACTGGTCAGCACCAGCCCGGTGGTCGACGCGGTGCTGCCGAACGCCCCGGCCGAGGTGGTGCTCACCTTCTCCGAGTCGGTGCGGCAGGTGCCCGACCGGGTCCGGGTGATCGCCCCGGACGGGCAGCGGGTCGACCAGGGCGAGCCGGTGTTCAACGGGGCGGTGGTCAGCGTCGCGGTCGACCAGCAGACCTCCCGGGGCACGTATCTGGTCAGCTACCGGGTCATCTCCGCCGACGGCCACCCGGTCACCGGCGGCTTCACCTACTCGGTCGGCGCGCCGTCGGCGGTGCCGACCGACACCGGTGGTGCCGAGACCGATCCGCTGGTCAGCCGGCTGATCCAGGTCGCCAAGTTCGCCGGATACGTCGGCCTGCTGCTGATCGTCGGCCCGGTGCTGGTACTCACCATGCTCTGGCCACGGCGGTTGTCGCGGGCCGGCCCGGGGCGGCTGGTCTGGGCCGGACTCGGGCTCGTCGCGGCGGCCACCCTGGCGGCCATCTGGCTGCAGGCCCCGTACGTCACCGGCGGTGGGCTGGCGGACGCCGACGGCGCGGCCCTGCGCGACGTGCTGGGCAGCAGTCTCGGCGCGGCCATGCTGGTCCGCCTCGGTGTGCTGGCCGCCGCCGCTGTCCTGATCCGCCCCCTGCTGGCGGGTACGGACGGCAGCAGCGACCGGATCCTGCTCGGCGTGCTGGCGGTGATCGGCGCTTTCACCTGGCCGCTGGCCGGACACCCGGCGGCCTCCCCGGTGCCCGCCGTCTCGGTGGTCGTCGACGCCGTGCACCTGGCCGGGATGGCCGTCTGGCTCGGCGGGCTGCTGATGCTCGCGGTGTTCCTGCTGCGTCAGGCCGACGAGCGGGAGCTCGGCGCGATCCTGCCGATCTGGTCGCGGTGGGCCGCGTTGGCCGTGTGCGGCCTGCTGCTGGCCGGCACCGTCCAGGCGTTGATCGAGGTCGGGACCTTCGGCGCGCTGGTCGGCACCACGTACGGTCGACTGCTGCTGGCCAAGATCGGGCTGTTCGTCGTCGTGCTGGCGGTGGCGGCGTACTCGCGGCAGCTGGTGCGCAACCGGACCGCCGCCGGTCAGCCCGGTCGGATGCGCCGGGCGATCGTCGCCGAGTTGGCGGTGACCGCAGTGGTGCTGGCGGTGACCGCGGTGCTGGTGCAGACCACCCCGGCGCGGACTGCCGTCGCCGACGACCTGCGGGCCACCAGCACCTACTTCTCCACCACCTTGACCAGCGACATCTACTCGCTGCAGGTCGAGGTGGATCCGGCCCGACGCGGCAACAACTCGGTCCACCTGTACGCCTACACCCCGGACAACCGCCCACAGCCGGTCGTCGAGTGGCAGGCGACGGCGGCGTTGCCGGCCAGTGGGGTGGAGCCGATCGAGATTCCGCTGCTGCCGTTGACCGACAACCACGCCACCGGCGAGATCAGTCTGCCGACCACGGGAGACTGGGAGCTGCGGATCACCGTTCGGATCTCCGACATCGACCAGGCCACCGTGTCCACCACGGTGGAGATCAGTTAG
- a CDS encoding YcnI family protein produces the protein MLRHRRTLARAVALTGATVVAGVIGLAAPAAAHITVNPSEAVVGDYARLAFRVPNESDEHSTTQVEVVMPEETPIASATLARVPGWTAQVQTQPVDPPLEVHGAQVTEAVARIVWTADDPQAGVQPGEFLEFPVSLGPLPDAEQLVFKSLQTYSDGTVVRWIEVPVPGQDEPATPASVLTLVPEGAQAPAAGGGEETVDEAPAADAQPGTDTGGSGVALGLGVAGLLAGLGGLALGGLAFARTRRPAPATASDSAPASSGGGSAD, from the coding sequence ATGCTCCGTCACCGACGCACGCTGGCCCGCGCCGTGGCGCTCACCGGCGCGACCGTCGTCGCCGGCGTCATCGGACTGGCCGCCCCCGCCGCCGCGCACATCACCGTCAACCCGTCCGAGGCGGTCGTCGGCGACTACGCCCGGCTGGCGTTCCGGGTGCCGAACGAGAGCGACGAGCACAGCACCACGCAGGTGGAGGTGGTGATGCCGGAGGAGACGCCGATCGCGTCGGCCACCCTGGCCCGGGTGCCCGGCTGGACGGCCCAGGTGCAGACCCAGCCGGTCGACCCGCCGCTGGAGGTGCACGGCGCCCAGGTCACCGAGGCGGTGGCCCGGATCGTCTGGACCGCCGACGACCCGCAGGCCGGGGTCCAACCGGGCGAGTTCCTGGAGTTCCCGGTCTCCCTCGGACCGCTGCCGGACGCCGAGCAGTTGGTGTTCAAGTCGCTGCAGACCTACTCCGACGGCACCGTGGTGCGGTGGATCGAGGTGCCGGTTCCCGGCCAGGACGAACCGGCCACCCCGGCGAGCGTGCTGACCCTGGTGCCGGAAGGCGCGCAGGCCCCGGCGGCCGGTGGCGGTGAGGAGACCGTCGACGAGGCGCCGGCCGCCGACGCGCAGCCCGGCACCGACACCGGTGGCTCCGGAGTGGCGCTCGGGCTCGGCGTCGCCGGACTGCTCGCCGGCCTCGGCGGTCTGGCGCTCGGTGGCCTGGCGTTCGCCCGGACCCGGCGACCCGCGCCCGCTACGGCGTCGGACTCGGCCCCGGCATCCAGTGGTGGCGGATCGGCAGACTGA
- a CDS encoding glycosyltransferase 87 family protein: protein MVGLAAAVVTALLWYGNRHDFYDLKIYLSAMRWWAEGNPLYDYVQPDVVQGELYFTYPPFTALLLRPFAAVGPGVAATVFTVGTLLAVVVTTVWLVTPIAHRRGLPRWWLAGLAVPLVVLIEPTRETIFLGQINMLLVVLILADLLFAVPQRSRWAGVGIGLATAIKLFPGIFIVYLLITRRWRAALVSCVAAAGATLLSAAVLPAESWRFWTQELWSTDRVGRSDYTGNQSLQGLLGRLVAPDEPSRLVWLALVAVVAGYGLWRAARAVRAGDELAGLTLTGLVAALIAPITWPHHVYWFVPALILLVDAAVRQPYRLDATRQPAAPAVRSGVRAAGAALLAAVTFAVLVFGVVSLIDWGNEKVPTDDPATFLLRNLYVLTAALLLVSLPIRHHWMPGPSPTP, encoded by the coding sequence ATCGTCGGCCTGGCCGCCGCCGTGGTCACGGCCCTGCTCTGGTACGGCAACCGGCACGACTTCTACGACCTGAAGATCTACCTCAGCGCGATGCGCTGGTGGGCCGAGGGCAACCCGCTGTACGACTACGTCCAACCCGACGTCGTGCAGGGTGAGCTCTACTTCACCTACCCGCCGTTCACCGCGCTGCTGCTGCGCCCGTTCGCGGCGGTGGGCCCAGGGGTCGCCGCCACCGTCTTCACCGTCGGCACCCTGCTGGCGGTGGTGGTCACCACGGTCTGGCTGGTCACCCCGATCGCCCACCGCCGGGGTCTGCCGCGCTGGTGGCTGGCCGGTCTGGCGGTGCCGCTGGTGGTTCTGATCGAGCCGACCCGGGAGACGATCTTCCTCGGTCAGATCAACATGCTGCTGGTGGTGCTGATCCTGGCCGACCTGCTGTTCGCCGTACCGCAGCGGTCCCGCTGGGCCGGCGTCGGCATCGGCCTGGCGACCGCGATCAAGCTGTTCCCGGGGATCTTCATCGTCTACCTGCTGATCACCCGGCGGTGGCGGGCGGCGCTGGTGTCGTGTGTCGCTGCGGCCGGCGCGACGCTGCTCTCGGCGGCGGTCCTGCCGGCCGAGTCGTGGCGGTTCTGGACGCAGGAGTTGTGGAGCACCGACCGGGTCGGCCGCAGCGACTACACCGGCAACCAGTCGCTGCAAGGGCTGCTGGGCCGGCTGGTCGCCCCGGACGAGCCGAGCCGGCTGGTCTGGCTGGCGCTGGTCGCGGTGGTCGCCGGATACGGGCTGTGGCGTGCCGCCCGGGCGGTACGGGCCGGCGACGAACTGGCCGGGCTGACCCTGACCGGGCTGGTCGCCGCGCTGATCGCACCGATCACCTGGCCACATCACGTCTACTGGTTCGTCCCGGCGCTGATCCTGCTGGTCGACGCGGCGGTCCGGCAGCCGTACCGACTCGACGCAACGCGACAGCCTGCCGCGCCGGCGGTCCGGAGCGGGGTCCGGGCCGCCGGCGCGGCGCTGCTGGCGGCGGTCACGTTCGCGGTGCTGGTCTTCGGGGTGGTGTCGCTGATCGACTGGGGCAACGAGAAGGTGCCGACCGACGACCCTGCGACGTTCCTGCTGCGCAACCTGTACGTGCTGACCGCCGCGCTGCTGCTGGTCAGTCTGCCGATCCGCCACCACTGGATGCCGGGGCCGAGTCCGACGCCGTAG
- the orn gene encoding oligoribonuclease yields MADLLVWIDCEMTGLDLGKDALIEVAALVTDSDLNVLGDGVDLVIHADEEALAGMPDVVREMHARSGLTEEVRRSAITLAEAEDRILEYVTSFVREPKTAPLCGNSIATDRGFLARDMPRLDAHLHYRMIDVSSIKELCRRWYPRVYFGQPAKGLSHRALADIQESIRELEYYRRAIFVPLPGPDVDAAKAIAAGL; encoded by the coding sequence GTGGCGGATCTTCTTGTCTGGATCGACTGTGAGATGACCGGGCTGGACCTCGGCAAGGACGCGTTGATCGAGGTGGCCGCGCTGGTCACCGATTCGGACCTCAACGTGCTCGGCGACGGTGTCGATCTGGTCATCCACGCCGATGAGGAGGCGCTCGCCGGGATGCCGGACGTGGTGCGCGAGATGCACGCCAGGTCCGGGCTGACCGAGGAGGTACGCCGTTCGGCGATCACCCTGGCCGAGGCCGAGGACCGGATCCTGGAGTACGTCACCAGCTTCGTCCGGGAGCCGAAGACCGCCCCGCTGTGCGGCAACTCGATCGCCACCGACCGGGGCTTCCTGGCCCGGGACATGCCGCGACTCGACGCCCACCTGCACTACCGCATGATCGACGTGTCGTCGATCAAGGAGCTGTGTCGCCGTTGGTACCCCCGGGTCTACTTCGGCCAGCCGGCCAAGGGACTGTCGCACCGGGCGCTGGCCGACATCCAGGAGAGCATCCGGGAGCTGGAGTACTACCGGCGGGCGATCTTCGTACCGCTGCCCGGCCCGGACGTCGACGCGGCCAAGGCGATCGCCGCCGGTCTGTGA
- a CDS encoding Ig-like domain-containing protein, with translation MRVSRNKAPSRAGRTRPPVPRALVALVATAALALTGACTGGGDAPTWQDGSGAEAEPSPKAQATITEPAADATDVPASTGVVFTATGAVETTVELTDAAGNAVEGEVTADGSQFLPASQLAWDTAYTATVTVTGDDDKTTTVSHSFRTMAEPANQVRVSSFLGDGNVVGVAMPLILRFSRDIPQDQRDDVQRRLSVRTEPAQEGVWYWVSPTEVQFRPKEYWQAGTKLFYKAQTGGLPMGDGWYGRNDLTIDAEVGSALIMTVDNATKKMTVTKDGQTIKEIPVSLGKPKTPSSSGTMIVMEKLKETVFDTYEELGPEEGYRTDIEYAQRLTWGGEFIHAAPWSVADQGVRNVSHGCINMSVANAEWLFNQTKVGDPVTVKGTEVQLVNGNGWTIWNLSWDELIAGSALPYEPPTADSPSTDTDTDTDTDGGSAAGDGQ, from the coding sequence GTGCGAGTCAGCCGCAACAAGGCACCGTCGCGCGCCGGACGGACGCGTCCACCCGTACCGCGGGCGCTGGTGGCCCTCGTGGCGACCGCCGCGCTCGCGCTGACCGGCGCCTGCACCGGCGGCGGTGACGCGCCCACCTGGCAGGATGGCAGCGGCGCCGAGGCCGAGCCCAGCCCGAAAGCGCAGGCGACGATCACCGAGCCGGCCGCGGACGCCACCGACGTGCCGGCCTCGACCGGGGTCGTGTTCACCGCGACCGGGGCGGTCGAGACGACGGTCGAGTTGACCGACGCCGCCGGCAACGCAGTGGAGGGCGAGGTCACCGCAGACGGCAGCCAGTTCCTGCCGGCCAGTCAACTGGCCTGGGACACCGCGTACACCGCGACGGTGACGGTGACCGGCGACGACGACAAGACCACCACCGTCAGCCACAGCTTCCGCACGATGGCCGAGCCGGCGAACCAGGTCAGGGTCTCCAGTTTCCTCGGCGACGGCAACGTCGTCGGGGTCGCGATGCCGCTCATCCTGCGGTTCAGTCGGGACATCCCGCAGGACCAGCGCGACGACGTGCAGCGGCGGCTGAGCGTACGGACCGAGCCCGCCCAGGAGGGCGTCTGGTACTGGGTCAGCCCCACCGAGGTCCAGTTCCGACCCAAGGAGTACTGGCAGGCCGGCACGAAGCTGTTCTACAAGGCGCAGACCGGCGGGCTGCCGATGGGCGACGGCTGGTACGGCCGCAACGATCTGACGATCGACGCCGAGGTCGGCTCCGCGCTGATCATGACCGTGGACAACGCGACCAAGAAGATGACGGTCACCAAGGACGGGCAGACGATCAAGGAGATCCCGGTCAGCCTCGGTAAGCCGAAGACCCCATCGTCGAGCGGCACCATGATCGTGATGGAGAAGCTCAAGGAGACCGTCTTCGACACGTACGAGGAGCTGGGCCCGGAGGAGGGCTACCGGACCGACATCGAGTACGCCCAGCGGCTCACCTGGGGTGGCGAGTTCATCCACGCCGCGCCGTGGTCCGTGGCCGACCAGGGGGTGCGCAACGTGTCGCACGGTTGCATCAACATGTCGGTGGCCAACGCCGAATGGCTGTTCAACCAGACCAAGGTGGGTGATCCGGTGACCGTCAAGGGCACCGAGGTCCAGCTCGTCAACGGCAACGGCTGGACCATCTGGAACCTCAGCTGGGACGAGCTGATCGCCGGCAGTGCCCTGCCGTACGAGCCGCCGACGGCCGACTCACCCTCGACCGACACCGACACCGACACCGACACCGACGGCGGCAGCGCGGCCGGAGACGGGCAGTGA